Below is a genomic region from Acidobacteriota bacterium.
GGTGAAGGGTTACTTGATAGAACTACTAATCGCACTAGCAGTAGGTTTTGGCTTTTTTCTCACTTGGTACTTAGTGAGAAAATACAAGATAAACGAGATCATAAAGGAAGCGAAGAAAAAAGCAGAACAGATAATCGAAGAAGCAAAAAGAGAAGGAGAAACCTTAAAGAAAGAAGCTGCCCTCGAAGCGAGGGAGCAGATGATAGCTTTGAAAGCTGAAACCGAGGAACAACTTAGAATAAGAAGGAGAGAGCTCCAAAGCTATGAGAGGAGGCTTCAGCAACGCGAAGAGCAATTGGAGCGGAAGAATTACCAGCTTGAAGTCAAAGAGCGGGATTTGCGGGAAAAAGAGAAACGAATCTCTTACAATGCTCAAAAAATAGCCAAGATGGAGCAGAGATACAACCGTCTCATCCGAGAACAAGAAGAGCAATTGGAGCGGATTTCGGGAATGAGCGTGGAGGAAGCAAAAGAAGCGTTGATGAAGATCATAGAGGAAGACGCGAAAAAGGAAGCAGCGAAGATAGTAAAAAGCATCGAAGAAGAAGCAAGGGAACAGGGGCTCGCTAAGGCGAAGGAGATAATTGCCCAAGCAATCCAGCGTTGTGCTTCAGAACATGTAGTGGAGACGACCGTATCGGTAGTGGACCTTCCCAATGACGATATGAAGGGGAGGATCATTGGTCGTGAGGGAAGAAACATCAGAGCTTTAGAGATGGCTACCGGAATTGATCTAATAATAGACGACACACCGGAAGCGGTGATCATATCGAGCTTCGATCCTCTTCGTCGGGAGATAGCTAAGGTATCTCTCGAAAGGCTTATCGCCGATGGGAGGATACATCCCGCCCGAATCGAGGAGGTGGTGGAAAAGGTAAAAGCTGAGTTCGAAGAAAAGATGAAAAAGGAAGGAGAGACCGCAGCACTCGATCTCGGGATCCAAGAGGTCCATCCGGAACTGCTCAAACTATTGGGCAAACTTTATTACCGCACCTCCTATGGTCAAAATACCCTTCAGCATTCTAAAGAGGTAGCCATTTTAGCTGGCTTGATGGCGGTGGAGCTTGGGGCAGATGTTCAGGTAGCGAAACGGGGAGGGCTTCTGCACGATATAGGGAAGGCAATAGATCGAGAAACCGAGGGGACTCATACCAAGTTGGGAGTGGACATCTTAAAGCGATATGGAGAGGACCCCCGGGTGATCCACTGTGTTGAGGCACACCATTCCGATGTCGAACCCCAAACAATAGAGGCGGTATTGGTCCAGGCTGCAGACACCCTTTCCGCTGCCCGTCCCGGTGCTAGGCGGGAGATATTGGAAAACTATATCAAGCGGTTGGAAAAACTTGAGAGTATTGCCGATTCTTACCATGGGGTATCAAAAGCTTACGCCATCCAGGCAGGAAGAGAGGTTCGAATAATAGTCGAGAGCGATAAGGTAACTGACGATGAGGCAATCTGGCTCTCCAAAGATATCGCCCGGCGGATAGAAAGGGAACTCGATTATCCCGGCGAGATCAAAGTCACCGTGATACGGGAGACAAGGGCGATAGATTATGCTAAATGAAGGCGGGGTTTAATGAATATCCTCTTTATAGGCGACATAATGGGAAAACCGGGGAGGCGTGCTCTAAAAGAGCAATTCCAAAAGCTGATCGACGAGTTCAATATAGACTTCACCATAGTGAATGTAGAAAATGCTGCTGGTGGCTTTGGGATAACCCCCAAAATAGCTGAGGAGTTTCTTTCCTTGGGAGCGAATGTCCTCACTTCGGGTAATCACATCTGGGATCGACGAGAGATATACGAGTACCTGGAAAAGGAACCGAGACTCCTCAGGCCGGAAAACTACCCCCCAGAGAGCCCAGGGAAGGGGATCTATTTAGGTAAAGCGGCTGATGGAAATCTGATAGGAGTAGTAAATTTGCTTGGCAAAACCTTTATGCGCTGTTTCGAATGTCCCTTTCGGGCAGCAGAGCGAATCACCTCGGAGCTAAAGGAGATAACCAACATCGTGGTAGTCGATTTCCACGCTGAGGCGACTTCGGAGAAGGTAGCTATGGGGTGGTTTCTCGATGGGCGGGTCAGCGCAGTGATCGGCACTCATACCCATGTTCAGACCGCTGATGAGCGGGTGCTGCCCGGAGGAACCGCTTACATCACCGATGTAGGTATGACCGGACCCCACGATTCAGTAATCGGAATAAAGAAGGAAATAGCTATCGAGAGGTTTCTCACCTATCTTCCCAATCGATTTGAGGTGGCTAAGGGGGATGTTCGACTCTCGGCAGTGGTTATCGAGATCGACACAGAAACCGGGCTTTCCCGAACGATTAAAAAAATCCAATATCCTATAGCTTCCAAAACCGAGCAAGAGGGAAACGAGGGATTATAGATGGAAGACCTTCCCGGATGGGAGAGGAAAATATATTCCGTCTCCGAGTTAAATAGACTGGTTCGTTTTCAACTTGAGACTGAGTTTCCCAATATCTTTGTCGAAGGGGAGATATCCAATCTCCGTTCCCCCATATCAGGACATCTCTATTTCACCTTGAAAGATGAATTTTCCCAACTAAAGGCGGTTATGTTTCGAAGTTACACCGAACTCCTCCGGTTCGTACCAGAAGATGGGATGAAGGTCATCGCTCAGGGAACCCTCACCCTTTATGAGCCGAGGGGAGAATATCAACTGAATGTATCCCTTCTCGAGCCAAAAGGGATAGGTGCTCTTCAGCTCGCCTTGGAACAGCTAAAAAGAAAGCTAAAAGCAGAGGGATTGTTCGATGAAAAGCACAAGAAAAAGATCCCCCTTTATCCTAAGAAGATCGGGATCATAACCTCCCCCACCGGTGCCGCCATAAGGGACATCTTGAGGATAATCAAGCGAAGATTCGCTGAGGTCGAAATTTTAATCTTCCCTACCCGGGTTCAGGGAGAGGAGGCGGCAAGGGAGATAGCCTTTGCCATCGAGTATATGAATACGAGGGATGATATTGATGTTCTCATCTTAGCAAGGGGTGGTGGCTCTTTCGAAGATCTGCTTCCGTTCAACGATGAGACCGTTGCCCGAAAGATATTCGCCTCTCGCATCCCAGTGATATCAGCGGTAGGACATGAGATAGACTATACCATCGCCGATATGGTCGCCGATCTACGCGCCCCTACCCCATCTGCTGCTGCCGAGCTGGTGGTTAGAAATAAAGAGGAGGTCATTGAAAATCTAAGAAGCCTCGAACAGCGGTTGATAAACTCCTTCTCATACATCCTCGAAATTAAGCGAAGAAAAACGACTGAGCTTATGAACCGCCCTGCCCTCCTTTCGCTGCCTGGCACCCTTAGTCAGTATCTCCAGCGGGTAGATGAGCTTCACTATCGTCTATCTGCCAATCTCGAGGGTTTCATCCATACAATACAAACCCGTCTCTCCTTAGCCAATAAGGGATTAAGGAGGATAGACCTCAAACGGATGATAGGTGAAAAACGAAAAGAGATTCAGCTTTATCTCACGAAGATATCGAACCTTACCGAGGGTTCCTTCAGGGAAAAGGAGAAAGTTATCAGTACCTTGGGGGGGAAATTGGAGAGCCTTAACCCAACCGCTATCTTAAACCGAGGATATGCCATCTGCACCAAATCAAAAGAAGAAAAGCCGCTTCTCGCCGCCTCCCAAGTGAAGTCAGGGGAAAGGGTCAATGTAAGGCTCTCTTTGGGCAAACTCGGTTGTACCGTTGAGGAAACCTTTCTTGGGGAAGGCTAATGAGTAATAAAAAGAAAGAAAAGAGCTTCGAAGATGCTTTAAAAAGACTGGAAGAAATAGTCGCCCTCCTTGAAAAAGGGGGGCTAAGTCTTGAGGAATCCCTCTCCCTCTTCGAGGAAGGGGTTAACCTCTCCCGTTTCCTCCATAAAAAGCTGAAGGAGGCGGAAAGGAAAGTGGAGATACTAAAGCAGACCGAAACTGGCGATTTTACCGAAGCCCCATTCGAAGAAGGGATAGAGGAGGAAGAATAGAGCGAAAGATGAATTTAGCTTCCTATCTGGCATCAAAAAAAGAAAAAATAGACAGGACTCTTGACACTATATTACCCAAGCCAGATGAGTACCCCGAGATCATCCACCGGGCGATGCGGTACTCGGTCTTTGCCGGAGGGAAAAGACTCCGTCCTATCCTCGCCCTCGCCTCCGCCGAGGCGGTCGGCGGTAAGGAGGAAGAAATACTCCCCATCGCCTGTTCCCTGGAATTGATCCATACCTACTCCCTCATCCATGATGACCTCCCAGCGATGGATAACGACGACTTCCGCCGAGGGAAGCCAACCTCCCACCGGGTTTTCGGCGAAGCAATAGCCATCTTAGCTGGCGATGCCCTTTTAACCCTTGCCTTCGAACAGTTGGCGGCAGTTCCAGAAGATCTGGTACCCCCCAAAAGAAAGATAAAAGTAATAAAAGAGATAGCTTCTGCCTCCGGTAGCCGAGGAATGGTGGGAGGACAGGTGGTCGATATCGAATCTGAGGGGAAAAAGGTAAACCTTCCCACTGTAACCTACATCCACCAAGCGAAAACAGGAAGATTGATCACCGCCTCGGTACGAATAGGAGGCATTGTAGCAGGTGCCACTCCCTCTCAGCTCGATGCCCTCTCCGTCTATGGAGAAAATGTTGGTCTTGCCTTCCAGATAATCGACGATATCCTCGACATCACCGGCTCCAAGGAGAAGTTGGGGAAAGAGGTTGCCAAGGACGCTATCCGAGGTAAGGCTACCTATCCTGGGGTAGTAGGTATTGCAGAAGCAAAAAAACGGGCTTTTGAAGCGGCAGAGGAAGCGATAAAGGCTCTCTCTCAATTTGGGGAGGCTGCCCGCCCCCTTAGAGAGATAGCAAAGTTCATTATCTCCCGGGAGACATAACTTTGCCTATTCGTCACTATTTGAGGTATGATATAAGAAGGAGTCCGTTAAGATGGAGAAAAGGATGCTGGAGAAGATAAATTCGCCTCAAGACCTAAAAAAACTCTCCATAAACGAGCTTGCCCAACTTGCCAAGGAGATACGGGAATTCATCATCGATGTGGTATCGAAAACTGGAGGACATTTAGCATCAAATCTTGGTGCTGTGGAACTAACATTAGCCCTCCATTATGTTTTCGACTTCAGTAAGGATAGAATCATTTGGGATGTAGGACATCAGACCTATACTCATAAGATAATAACTGGGAGAAGGGAAAAGTTCCCCACCTTAAGGCAATATGGAGGAATAAGCGGCTTCCCGAGAAGAGAGGAAAGTCCCTACGATCACTTCAACACGGGACACAGCAGTACTTCTATCTCAGCAGCGCTTGGGATGGCAGCTGCCAGGGATTACAAGAAAGAAAACCATTATGTGGTAGCGGTGATCGGCGATGGGTCAATGACCGCAGGTTTGGCTCTCGAAGGACTAAACCAAGCAGGGTATTTGGGGAAAAACCTGATCCTCATCCTAAACGATAACGAGATGTCCATCTCCCCCAATGTGGGTGCCATTTCGAGGTATCTCCATCAAATCATAACAGGTCAGGTTTACAACAAGCTGAAGGAAGATATTAAAACCCTCCTTGGCTTTATCCCGGTATTCGGGGAACAGATGATCCGTTTTGCTCACAGTATCGAAGAGGCGGTTAAACGGATATTCGTACCCGGTATGCTGTTTGAAGAGCTTGGTTTCAAATATATAGGACCGGTGAAAGGTCATAATCTCCCTCAACTCATAGAGGTTTTGAACGAGATAAAAAAGATAGAGGGACCAATCCTCCTCCATATAACAACCAAAAAGGGGAAAGGGTATCCTCCAGCAGAGAAGAGCCCCACCCTTTTCCATGGAGCCTCTCCCTTCGTAATAAAAGATGGGACATTTATCAAAAAGAAAGACGCTCCTCCCACTTACACCAAGGTCTTCGGTGAGACGATAACAGAATTAGCCGCCAAAGACAAAAATATCATCTGTATAACCGCAGCAATGCCAGAAGGAACTGGTCTTAACAAGTTCGCTGAGAAATTTCCCGATCGTTTCTTCGATGTAGGGATAGCGGAACAGCATGGTATAACCTTCGCTGCAGGCTTGGCCTGTGAGGGTTTGAAACCAGTGGCTGCGATATACTCTACCTTTCTCCAACGAGCGCTTGACGAGGTCCTTCACGATGTGTGCCTGATGGACCTTCCGGTTACCATCGCTATGGACCGGGCTGGTATCGTCGGCGATGACGGACCAACCCACCATGGGCTCTACGATCTCTCCTACCTCCGCTCCCTCCCCAACATAATAATCATGGCGCCCAAGGATGAAAATGAACTAAAGCATATGCTTTATACCGCCATAGAAACGCCTCATCCTGTAGCTATCAGATATCCTCGAGGAGAAGCGGTGGGGGTACCATTGGACCCTGAATGTAAACTCCTACCTATTGGACGGGGGGAAATACTTCGGGAGGGAAAGGAGTTAGCGATTTTCGCCATTGGCCATATGGTGTACCCCTCTTTGGAAGCGGCGGAACGCCTATCCAAGGAAGGAATTGAGGCTTTCGTGGTCAACGCTCGGTTTGTAAAACCCCTTGATGAGGAACTCATCTCCCAATTGGCGAGTAAGGTCACCTTGGTCGTCACTGTGGAAGAGAATTCACTTCTCGGCGGATTTGGGAGTGCAATCTGTGAACTCCTTGCAGACACCAATGTAAGAGAACCGAGGATATTACGAATTGGAGTGCCCGATGAGATAATCCCCCACGGCTCCCAGCATATCCTGCGTCATAGATTGGGGCTTGATGGGGAGGGGATCTACCGTCGAATATCAAAGTTCCTGAAAGAAACAGAAAAAAACAAATAGAAGCTATGGGAAAAGAGCGAGCAGACCTCCTCCTCGTGAGGAAGGGTTTGGTGGAAACTCGAGAGAAAGCAAAAAGGCTCATTATGGCAGGAGCGGTAAAAGCAGGGGAGAAAAGGATAAAAAAGCCGAGCGAGCTCATAGAAGAAAACGAAGAGCTCAAAGTAACAGAAACGCTCCCTTATGTAAGCCGAGGGGGGATCAAACTTGCTTTTGCCCTCGATCATTTCGGAATAGAGATCCGGGGGAAGGTGGTACT
It encodes:
- the rny gene encoding ribonuclease Y yields the protein MKGYLIELLIALAVGFGFFLTWYLVRKYKINEIIKEAKKKAEQIIEEAKREGETLKKEAALEAREQMIALKAETEEQLRIRRRELQSYERRLQQREEQLERKNYQLEVKERDLREKEKRISYNAQKIAKMEQRYNRLIREQEEQLERISGMSVEEAKEALMKIIEEDAKKEAAKIVKSIEEEAREQGLAKAKEIIAQAIQRCASEHVVETTVSVVDLPNDDMKGRIIGREGRNIRALEMATGIDLIIDDTPEAVIISSFDPLRREIAKVSLERLIADGRIHPARIEEVVEKVKAEFEEKMKKEGETAALDLGIQEVHPELLKLLGKLYYRTSYGQNTLQHSKEVAILAGLMAVELGADVQVAKRGGLLHDIGKAIDRETEGTHTKLGVDILKRYGEDPRVIHCVEAHHSDVEPQTIEAVLVQAADTLSAARPGARREILENYIKRLEKLESIADSYHGVSKAYAIQAGREVRIIVESDKVTDDEAIWLSKDIARRIERELDYPGEIKVTVIRETRAIDYAK
- a CDS encoding TIGR00282 family metallophosphoesterase; this encodes MNILFIGDIMGKPGRRALKEQFQKLIDEFNIDFTIVNVENAAGGFGITPKIAEEFLSLGANVLTSGNHIWDRREIYEYLEKEPRLLRPENYPPESPGKGIYLGKAADGNLIGVVNLLGKTFMRCFECPFRAAERITSELKEITNIVVVDFHAEATSEKVAMGWFLDGRVSAVIGTHTHVQTADERVLPGGTAYITDVGMTGPHDSVIGIKKEIAIERFLTYLPNRFEVAKGDVRLSAVVIEIDTETGLSRTIKKIQYPIASKTEQEGNEGL
- a CDS encoding exodeoxyribonuclease VII large subunit → MEDLPGWERKIYSVSELNRLVRFQLETEFPNIFVEGEISNLRSPISGHLYFTLKDEFSQLKAVMFRSYTELLRFVPEDGMKVIAQGTLTLYEPRGEYQLNVSLLEPKGIGALQLALEQLKRKLKAEGLFDEKHKKKIPLYPKKIGIITSPTGAAIRDILRIIKRRFAEVEILIFPTRVQGEEAAREIAFAIEYMNTRDDIDVLILARGGGSFEDLLPFNDETVARKIFASRIPVISAVGHEIDYTIADMVADLRAPTPSAAAELVVRNKEEVIENLRSLEQRLINSFSYILEIKRRKTTELMNRPALLSLPGTLSQYLQRVDELHYRLSANLEGFIHTIQTRLSLANKGLRRIDLKRMIGEKRKEIQLYLTKISNLTEGSFREKEKVISTLGGKLESLNPTAILNRGYAICTKSKEEKPLLAASQVKSGERVNVRLSLGKLGCTVEETFLGEG
- a CDS encoding exodeoxyribonuclease VII small subunit, with the translated sequence MSNKKKEKSFEDALKRLEEIVALLEKGGLSLEESLSLFEEGVNLSRFLHKKLKEAERKVEILKQTETGDFTEAPFEEGIEEEE
- a CDS encoding polyprenyl synthetase family protein, translating into MNLASYLASKKEKIDRTLDTILPKPDEYPEIIHRAMRYSVFAGGKRLRPILALASAEAVGGKEEEILPIACSLELIHTYSLIHDDLPAMDNDDFRRGKPTSHRVFGEAIAILAGDALLTLAFEQLAAVPEDLVPPKRKIKVIKEIASASGSRGMVGGQVVDIESEGKKVNLPTVTYIHQAKTGRLITASVRIGGIVAGATPSQLDALSVYGENVGLAFQIIDDILDITGSKEKLGKEVAKDAIRGKATYPGVVGIAEAKKRAFEAAEEAIKALSQFGEAARPLREIAKFIISRET
- a CDS encoding 1-deoxy-D-xylulose-5-phosphate synthase, coding for MEKRMLEKINSPQDLKKLSINELAQLAKEIREFIIDVVSKTGGHLASNLGAVELTLALHYVFDFSKDRIIWDVGHQTYTHKIITGRREKFPTLRQYGGISGFPRREESPYDHFNTGHSSTSISAALGMAAARDYKKENHYVVAVIGDGSMTAGLALEGLNQAGYLGKNLILILNDNEMSISPNVGAISRYLHQIITGQVYNKLKEDIKTLLGFIPVFGEQMIRFAHSIEEAVKRIFVPGMLFEELGFKYIGPVKGHNLPQLIEVLNEIKKIEGPILLHITTKKGKGYPPAEKSPTLFHGASPFVIKDGTFIKKKDAPPTYTKVFGETITELAAKDKNIICITAAMPEGTGLNKFAEKFPDRFFDVGIAEQHGITFAAGLACEGLKPVAAIYSTFLQRALDEVLHDVCLMDLPVTIAMDRAGIVGDDGPTHHGLYDLSYLRSLPNIIIMAPKDENELKHMLYTAIETPHPVAIRYPRGEAVGVPLDPECKLLPIGRGEILREGKELAIFAIGHMVYPSLEAAERLSKEGIEAFVVNARFVKPLDEELISQLASKVTLVVTVEENSLLGGFGSAICELLADTNVREPRILRIGVPDEIIPHGSQHILRHRLGLDGEGIYRRISKFLKETEKNK